From the Drosophila simulans strain w501 chromosome 2L, Prin_Dsim_3.1, whole genome shotgun sequence genome, the window CTTCCAGTCGATCGTCAACGGAGCCCAGGACATCCTGGTCGGTGGTGCCAAGATAGCCCTTACCGGCGGCGTGGAGAACATGTCACAGAGCCCTTTTATTGCCCGTAATGTCAGATTCGGAACCACCTTAGGTGTCAACTACAATCTGGAGGATGCTCTGTGGGCTGGCCTCACCGATACCTACTGCAAGCTGCCCATGGCTCTGACCGCTGAGAACCTGGCCGATCAGTACAAGATCAGTAGGGAGCGTGTGGATGAATTCTCTCTGCTCTCGCAGAAGAACTGGGAGAAGGGCCAGAAGGAGGGAGCATTCAATGCCGAGATCACACCCATCAAACTTAAGGTCAAGGGAAAGGAAGTGGACTTTGTGGTGGACGAGCACCCACGTCCCAAGACCACCATCGAGGGTCTGAACAAGTTGCCTTCGCTGTTTAAGAAGAACGGCGTTGTGACTGCCGGAACTGCATCCGGAATCTGTGATGGTGCCTCCGCAGTGATCGTGGCCTCGGAGGAGGCGCTTAAGGAGTACAACCTGAAGCCCCTGGCCCGTCTAGTGGCCTTCTCCTTTGTCGGAGTCAAGCCTGAGATCATGGGCATTGGCCCAGTACCCGCCATTCAGAACGTCCTGAAGGTTTCCGGCAAGAAACTGGAGGATATTGATCTGATTGAGATCAACGAAGCCTTTGCTGCCCAGACATTGGCCTGTGCCGATGCCCTGAAGTTGGATCCCTCCAAACTGAATGTGAACGGAGGCGCCATTGCCTTGGGCCATCCTCTGGGTGCCAGTGGCTCTCGCATCACTGGTCATCTGGTTCATGAGTTGCAGTAAGTTTCCAAGGCAATTTACAACCTGTCATAAAttgataattatatatttttttccaggCGCAAGAAGCTGAAGTACGGCATTGGATCTGCGTGCATTGGTGGTGGTCAGGGCATCGCCCTTCTCCTCGAGGCTGTCTAATCCTACAGCTCACTGTAATAGGTGCCCTGCATTTACACTTAAATTAGTGCTGAAAATTCCGTTTTAAAAGTACCCGATAGcaataaagaaattattttaactttACAATTTATTCAATCATCAGCGAATGGAAGTTGATCAGCTTTCTACAAGAAAGACAAGTTGGTGTTTATACTATAAAATTTCTATGCTCGCACTGCTGGAAACGCCAATGGGACGGGGGTTGGCGGATGAAGGACCAGCCCGCTGTACCAGGAAATCTCTTGAAGGGCCTTACATTACGAGTACATGAACATGGGATGACATGGCTGCACTTTCGCTCAGTTCGTCTGGGCGCTGGTGGAGAAGAGCGCCAGGGCGCCGCTGGCGATACCCACGGAAAAGATGTAGTTGATGAACGGCGTCGAGTTCTTCAGGATGAAGAAGCTGATGAAAATGATAACGGCCAGGTAGATGGCGTTGTTGTAGAAGATGGAAAAGGTGGTGGCCTCGTAGTCGGCCACCTCGTTCTTCTTCCACAGGATGCGCTCGTCCTTCTCCTTGCGCGTGACCTTCTTGTCATCGCCCACCTGACGGTTGACCTCGCGGGTCACCGCCTCCTCCCGACGTCCGGCGATCTTGTGCTTCAGCTGGAACTTGATGTTCTTGTAGGCGGTGGCCATCAGATAAGTGCTAGCGGCCGTCACCAGGACGAACAGGATGGAGCTGGGCCACAGGTCCATGTTGTGGATGCGCCAGAAGAGCCCTGCAAGGAGCACACTCCATTCATTCACAAAGTGTCCCAAAACATACAACGTGTCACTTTACTCACAGATTGGAAGCGCCGACACGATAAAGGCATTGCCGTAGAACAGCGCCGACGACTTGGTGCTCACGTTGCGGCTAAagtcctgcagcagcagctcctcttCCTTGGTGAAGCCAGAGGACTGGACTTTCTGTTGTTTGCCGGATCCCATTTTCGGTTCGATTTTCGTAGAGAAAGTAGCGAAGAGTGCGGTAAAGTGTACACGAATGCAAACGCAAGTCGGCTCGGACGAATTGTGACGTGTAAACGTCAAGAACCAGGGCTGGAGGCTGCAGTGCGGCTGTCAGTGGCTGTCGATTGGCGATGACAGCGCTGTCGCCTATCGATGCTTGCCAGGGTTTATGGTATTTTGTGGCGGTTAtggttatttatttgaattttatatgacgataatttgtataataaataatattgctAAGGAGATGATTCACACGTACTACATTTCATTGTAATACAGTccttcataaatattttaagctatactacttaaaacatatttgtttgtttacttctTAACAGTGTAATTTATCATGGTATTTATTAGCTAAAacgcttttttttcttattaatgAATCTGATATAATTGATataattttatacatttaagcattatgtatcTTAATAATAAGAAAGAGTAACATTAACCATTTAATGTAAGCAGATTTTAATAAGATCCCCATTCTACGCCACTGGATTTCGGACTATCGATAGCGCAACAGGTTCTTCGGCAGCTGAGTTTAATTGTTAAAACTACTGCACCGCTTAATAATATTCATAGGTAAATACAGAAACTGCCTTAGGTTGTGAAAAGCTTATTTTGCCgcgcttaaaataaatacgtaTTGAAAATTGAGCTAATAAAAAAGATTAGGGACATAGAAAATTAGAAACCGGCATCCGTCCAAAGGTCACTCTCAGTTGTTTACGTCTTTTGTGCTCTTCAGATCAAAATGATGCGATCGAAAGTCTTTAGCTTGGTGGCCCGTGCTGGCTCCAACCGTATGATGTCCACTGCCACCAAGTTGACCACAGTGGAGGTCAACGACAAGACCGGCATTGCCACCCTCACGATGAACCGGGCACCCGTAAATGGTCTTAACTTGGAACTGCTGCAGGACCTGAAGAGCTCCATTGATGAAATCGAGGGCAACAAGAGTCGCGGACTCATTTTGACTTCGGTAAGAAGGATAATAAATCATTGTAccataatatattaaatacatatctCACCCGTAGTCTAGCTCCACAATATTCTCAGCTGGTTTGGATATTCTGGAGATGTACAAGCCGGATAAGGACAGGATTCGCGCCTTCTGGACGCAACTGCAGGATACTTGGCTGGCCCTTTACGGCAGCAGTGTTCCCACAGCGGCAGCCATCAATGTGAGTTCATTCCAAGATTCTAAGAAGAATGCAGTAACAGGCTTTCTTCTTATCCCTAGGGACACTCCCCTGCCGGTGGATGCTTGCTAGCCACTTCCTGCGAGTATCGTGTTATGGTGCCAAACTTTACTATCGGACTGAACGAAACACAGCTGGGTATTGTGGCGCCCCAGTGGTTTATGGCCTCTTTCCTGAGCGTCTTGCCACAGCGGGATGCGGAACGCGCCCTCAACCAGGGTCGCATGTTCACCACGGAGGAGGCCCTGAAGGTGGGCCTCATCGACGAGACTGCCAATAACAAAGAGGAGGCAATTGAAAAGTGCGTCGCCTTCATTGGCACCTTTGCCAAAGTCAATCCGCTGGCCAGGTCACTGACCAAGCAGCAATTCCGAGCTGCGGATCTACAGCAACTGCAGAACGGACGAAAGGAGGATCTTGAGAAATTCCTGTTCTTTGTCAACCAGCCGGCGGTACAGAAGGGTCTGGGCATTTATCTCGAGGGTCTGaagaagaaggccaagaagcaataatgattttaaacgtttttataTAGTAATAAAGTTGTTTTGAACCCATATTATAACGAATTCATATAACATACTACAAATACCAATTGAGTggtttttttattaaatatacttCTAAATACATGTATCATTTAAATTACTGGCAACAAGAATATTGGCATGTTAGTTAATAATAGCTGCTTCGGAAATTTAAAGTTGATTGTATTCGATAATTAAACGGCGGCCGATAACAGTTGGCTGGAAACTTTCCATCGAAGATCAGTTGCACTTACCAGCTGTGTAgataagaatttaaaaaactttcggTGAAATTATCCCAGAGGTacgtgcataaataaatataaatattcttcAGAATTGCatatcaaatggaaaactttttagatataaatatataatgaaatatttcctTTGCAGGTTGAAATAAACATTCGAACAAAGGTCATCTTGCGTACTTATCAAAGAAAGATGCTGCACTCAAATCTCTTAAGATTGATGGCCCGCGGGGCTCCAAGTAGATTAATGTCCACCGCCACCAAGTTGACCACCGTGGAGGTCAATGATAAGACAGGAATCGCCACTCTCACGATGAACCGCCCACCGGTGAATAGCCAAAATGTCCAATTGCTCTTGGACCTGCAGACTTCCATCAGCGAAATCGAGAACAACAAAAGTCGGGGTCTCATTTTAACCTCTGTGAGTTTGGTCCTTTATATAACCatacaaataacacttaaatTGCTTATAGGCCAACTCCAATGTGTTCTCAGCTGGCCTGGACATCTTCGAAATGTATAACACGGACGTGGAGCGACTCCGAACCGTTTGGACTGAACTACAGAATGTATGGATTGCCCTCTATGGAACCACTTTGCCCACGGCAGCAGCCATCAATGTAAGTATCTTATCTCTTTGATTGTAGATAATTATATGTATTAATTCATAATCTATaagggccacgcccccgctgGCGGTTGCCTGCTGGCCACTGCCTGTGAGTATCGAGTGATGCGGCCCAATTTTTTGATTGGATTAAACGAAGCCCAGCTAGGAATCATTGCACCCAAGTGGCTGGTGTCCGGCTTCGCTAGTATACTACCCAAACGTGTGGCAGAGCGAGCTCTCACCCAAGGACGCATGTTCACCACGCAGGAGGCTTTTGAAGCTGGCCTGGTCGATGAGATCGTCAGCACCAAGGAAGAGGCCTTGGAGAAGTGCGCTGCCTTCATCGGCACCTTTGCTAAGGTGAATCCTTTGGCCCGTGGACTGACCAAGCTCCAGTTCCGTGCCGACAACATTAAGGAGTTTGAGAAAATTCGCGAAAAAGATGTTGCTGACTTTGCAGCTCTAGCTTCTAGCCCGGGAGTGCAGAAGGTTATGGGCATATATCTTGAAAACCTAAAGAACAAGGGCAAGAAGTAATAAACCTAACTTTGTAATCCGTAATGTTGATCTTATCGCGTGCATTTAAACTGGAACAATTTCGTCCAAAGTCCCTTAATTTGGTAATTtaagaaattgtttatatgtaaacctaaaaataaataaaatttctgATGGTAAAATTataaagtgcaataaataagATAAGATAGTGACAATTAGTAGAGTTTCCAAATTCACAAAATGTCCAAAGTTTGCGGTAAACACTTGTTGATCTTGATTTGCTGCTGCCGTGTAAACTTCGACTGGAAATGCCGACCAGCTGATCGTTTCGGCTTgagtgtttgtttttatttggtttgcaACTCGACTTAATATATGATAAACAggttaatttgtttaaattccTGCCCGTCGCTCAGTGCGTGATTGCTGCTCCAGATCAAAAGTTGTCCAAGTCATGTTGCGTAACAGGCTGATAGATGGAGTCAGGCGATTAAAACCCATACTTTGCGGGGGGCAATCCCTGCGATCCCTTAGCAATGGAGCGACTTCAAAGCTGACCACCATAGAGGTCGATGATAGGAGTGGGATTGCCACCCTGTCAATGAACCTGCCACCGGTGAACACTTTGACCATGGAGCTGATGCACGACCTCATCGATTCAATTAATCAGATCGAGAGCAACAAGAGCCGCGGTCTCATCCTGACTTCAGTGGGTTTGGGCTACCCAAAGTACAGATTTTCCAATCccatttatatgtttatacatatgtattacaGAGCAATGACAAGGTATTCTCCGCTGGCCTCGATCTCAACGAGATGCTGAACCCGGAAGTGGAGCGACTGCGGTTATTCTGGACCCGGTTCCAAGATTTGTGGCTGGCCCTCCATCTTTGTTGCCTtcccacagcagcagcaatcaatgtaatttaaattattcattgaTCATTAGATCTCTAAACTGGAACCATAATTTCAGGGACACTCTCCTGCCGCGGGCTGTGTTCTGGCCACCGCCTGTGAGTATCGCGTCATGTTGCCGAATCTCTTCATCGGTATACATGCCACCCGGTTTAGCTTCGTGATCTCGAAGTGGATGATGAACTCGTACCAGAGCGTCCTACCCCGCAGAGTTGTGGAGCGGGCGCTGAATCAAGGTAAGCTCTTCGCCACCCAGGAAGCCCTGAATGTGGGCCTCGTGGACGAGATCGCATGTAGCAAGGAGGAAGCGCTCTCCAAGTGCGCAGCCTTCATAGCCACCTTTGACAAGACCAATCCCGTGGCCAGGTGCCTAACCAAGCGAATGTGTCGGGAGCCAGATGTGCGGGAGCTGCTCCAGGACAGAGCTGCGGATCTGAAGGAATGCGTCGACTATGTCACTACTCCGCTTTTCCAGGAGGGACTCTGCGCCCACTTGGAGGGCCTCAAGAAGAGAAAATAGCGGCCTTTTATAGGAATGTgatcaaattgcatttattgtttatgtatgtaaatttgtattaaaatgttaatccGATGGGGCTTCCTGGTGCAATTCATTCGGCAGATTGGCCAAAGCCTCTGTCATCATTTCCATGAAAGAGTTAATCTCTAGAATCTTGGCGCGATGGCGATCCACCTCCTTGCTGTAAGGATATATAATTAGCTTAGCTCACCATATAGATATAACCAAAAACATACTTGTTAAGATTCATGATCATGTCATCTATAAACTGCCTGCTGCGTTGAGCCAGGCGATCTTCACGCTTATCCACTCGCGATGTGTGAGACGTCCTCATGCCCTCCACCAGCTGGAGGACCGCTTCTCGATCATCCACACACTGCTGTAGCTCTTCGGGAATGGCATTCAGTTCATTGCGAGCCAGCTTGGTGGACAGAAACTGGTTCACGATGTCCGTCATGTTGTCAGCAAAGTAGCTACAAACATCGCGCAGCTGCTGGAAGATCACCTGGGCCTGCTCCACGAAGTTGGACATGAGATCGGAGATCTTGCGGTTAAAGTTTAGGGTAGATTCCTGTCAagaacaaaatataaaaatttatttactttctttACAGTAACATACTTAATTCACCTCAACTGCTTCGTGCAAATGCAGCTCCTGGGCCATCAGACTTTCCCACAGATCGTTCAGGGAATCCTCAAAGTTGGCCGTTAGTGTGTCCAACTGGGCCTGCAACTGCTCCAAATCTTCGTCTCGCTGATCCAGCTCTCTCCACTTCAGGCGCATCTCGTCGAAGGTTCGCTCCTTGTACTCCAGGAACTCTTCGATCTGCCTTTGTCCCTGggcctgcagctcctcctgcccCTCATGCAGGTTGGCATTGAAGTCGCGAATCTCCTCGTCGCGTTCACCGAAGCGCTCCAAGCCCAGGCGGTAGATCTGCTGCGTAAGCTCGTACACATCCTTGGAATACTCCTCGCACAGCTCCTGAGCCGGTGCACCCACCAACATCAGGATGCGCCCATCCTCGTCGTCTCGCCACAGGGAGTCGTACAGCTGCATTCCATCCAGGTGCTCCACAAAGCTGGAGGCCAGCCGATCCGCCTCGGCCATTTCACGAGCCTCCGTTTCCAGGCCCTGAATCTCACGCTCCTGCTTGTCCTCGATTTCGCGCAGCTCGCGGCTGTGGGCAGATGAAAATGAATCTCTGCGCTTGGCAGCATCTTGGAACCGGGGCGCCACTTACTAAAAACGTTTTTGGGCCTCCTCCCGCGTCTCCGTCTTGATGAAAACGTATTCGTAGTAGTTCAGCTGGGGCAGGATGGCAATCACATAGAGGGACAATGGGAAATCTGGCTGCTTAGCTATGGGATTACCCTCTAGATTAAGGACTTTCAGGCTGCTCACAAAACGTAATCGTTCGATCTGGGAGAAAAACAAtacattaatttataaacttttaatttcgaCACAATCTAAAAAAAgacattttcaatttagtGTTTCCGAAAAAGGTATGTATTTatagtattattaaaatgaaatagaaaAAACCTTACGCCTTCTACCGTATCGATGAGATTGTTTCCAATGCTAAGGATAACCAGATTCTGCAAAGTATGtatgttttcgattttcctgATGCGATTGCTAAACAGGGATAGCTTCTCCAGCTTGACCAGTTTTTCTAGATTCTCAATCCGTGTGATGTAGTTAAAGCTGAGATTAAGATCCTTGAGAGCAGTTAGCATTTCCAGGTGCTCAATCACCTCGATTTTGTTGCAATTCAAACAGAGCTTTGTAAGATTCGGCATCATCCAGAGATGGTCGATCCTAAGGATGTCTGAAAAAAGCTACTTGAGTTTATCCTACATTTTCCTTAGCTAACCTCTTACTCTTGAATTCCAATCGCATGGTGGTAATGCGATCATAGACCACTGGTTCCAGTTGATGGAGTCTCCTCGCTTCGCCCTTCTGGCCCTCCTCCAAATAGGCGGTTTCGATCATCTGACGATCTATGATGCCCGGTTCCGGGCAGTTGATCTCCTCCAGGAAACCCATTAGGGGCTcgtcctccgcctcctcctccttctccgtAGTACTCTCACCTGGCTGACTGCTGACCGGCTCGTCCATTCTTGCTGGCTCTCGCAGAACATATCCCTAATCCGCGTGGTCGGTCACCAAAAATTGGACTCGAGCGAGGTTGCCATGGGCAACCCATAAAACATTGCCCTGCCTAGTTACCTTCGTTCGTGTGCCACCCTTAAAGGACTTCGGGATCCAGTGGAACCGGAGACCCAGTCAACCGGCTCGGGGACCTTCGGCTCTCTAGCTTTCTCTCCCGGATTCGAAGGGTGGTCTAGTTAGGGCTGCGGTTGCTTGGGCCGTTCCGTTGTTGTGGATATCGGGTCCGTCAGTTGTTAGTGTTTGCTTCTTAAATAAACTTCTGTTCGCAGAGGATTTCCGCATTGGGAGCAGCCATAAATCTTATTTAATTCGGACCACCTCGTTGTATCTAACCATCTAGCGGATTCAAATGCAATTACGTCTGAGGTACGAGTGATGTGACGGTCTTGCACCTAAATCCTTTGGTGTGAATGGGGTGTGCAATGGAAGGGGAATCCTTTGTGTCAACCCCCAGTGTTCAATCGATAAAGTGACCCCGAACATTtagctttgtttatttgcttgtaAGCGGTGCGAAAAGTCTCATAGTTGCTTATCGGATATAGTGGTGCATATAGTAATCGGCTAATCGGTCGTCGGATGTGCGTGCCCAGAGTTTAAGTGAGTCAAATGCGAGTGGTTCAAGGCTGTGACTCAGGATTCAAGCGAGTGCCAGGTCGAAACGTGGCTCCAAATGCCCCGGGTCCTCCAACCCCACACACGAAATCGCAAACCAAAACAATccgtatacatatatacatatacgtacACCCAAATGGGATACTGAAGGTGGTAGCGGTTCGTATGCCATGAATAAATTATCGCCCAAGGAACCAAATTCGCCAAGTGACCGCAAACCAATTACGACACATGACCATACCGATTTGAGAACTAAATAAAGTTGGCAGCTTAATAAACTTGGTTTGTTAAAAAAGTGGAAACAGGTATACAAAAGTGGCAGGTGCGATCGAATTAGTTCTAATGGGATCAAAGTAACTTACATACGTGAACACGTATCTTATGGATTTCTGATTATAGTCAGCCTTTAAAGGGCTAGAGCTCTGGGgtagaaaaccgaaaaaaccCTTAATGAAAATTTCTTGGTGGTTACTACGGTTTTATAAAGGTCGTCATAGCCCAAAGAAGTATCTTCCACCGCAGGCCAAATTAAAAGGTGACTCAATCTTCAGTGCTTTCTGGTGGTAACCAGTCCAAAAAACGTTTGTAAAATATCATTTGAGTTTTCATTGGAAACCCAGATCAGCAATACCAGAACCTAGATATAAAACTCCACAATCTTCTTGATTCCCAGACCATGTCTTTTACGTCCAAATGGACTCCATTTAACAAACATTGTAGGGTCTATCATAAATCATGACAGGACATAGTTTCGCCTCCTTCTATTTTCTGTCACTGATGACCCTGATGATGAATTTGTATTTGGGTTAAATAAATTTGGTCAAGTTCTGAGCCGGCCTCCGTGATCgatatattgattttaattacccTAGCTCCCCCGAAGCTAGGCATCCGAAAATGGAGACGCACGACATGGCCAAGTTGGATTCGATTTGATGTTAAGTGCCAGTCATTTAATTCAACTGTGATTCCTCGAAGTCCACATTTGTGGGCGGAACTCATAAGTTATTGAAGACACCTCCTTGAGTCGCGTGTTGATGATAGTGGTTTACACTCACCTTCGCTTTTCCGTCTAGTTGCAACCGGAGAATGTGTGAAGAGCTGCCTCCATCTGCCTAAGCATGAACCGCTATATCACGCTGACCCAACTGGGAGATGGAACCTACGGCACCGTGGTCCTGGGCCAGCGCAAGGACACCGGCGAGAAGGTGGCCATCAAGCGCATGAAACGCAAGTACTACTCCTGGGAAGAGGCCATGAATCTGCGCGAGGTTAAGGTATGTCCGGACTGCGCTCCTCGAATCGGTGCATCTTGCATAACGCTCCTCCTTTCCTCCCCCTTAGTCCCTAAAAAAGTTGTCCCATCCGAACATAGTCAAGCTGAAGGAGGTGATACGAGAGAACGATACCCTGTACTTTGTGTTTGAGTACATGAAGGAAAACCTCTATCAGATGATAAAAGACAGAGATACTCATTTACCCGAACCGGAACTCAAGAGTATTCTCTTCCAGGTGAGCTGCACGAAATATATCCCCATATTCTCCATTAACAACTGACATTTGTCCAGGTCCTAACTGGTCTGGCCTTCATGCATCGTCATGGATTTTTCCACCGCGACCTGAAACCGGAGAACTTGCTCTGCTCCGGCCCGGATCTCATCAAGATAGCTGATTTCGGCCTGGCCAGGGAGATTCGATCAAGGCCTCCGTTTACGGACTACGTATCGACGCGTTGGTACCGCGCACCGGAGGTACTCCTGCACTCCACCAACTACGGCAGTACCATCGACCTGTGGGCCATGGGCTGCATCATGGCCGAGCTCTACACCTTTCGTCCGCTCTTCCCGGGGAGTAGCGAGGTGGACCAGCTCTTCAAGATCTGCTCCGTGCTGGGCACTCCAGAAAAGGTAATAGCTACTCATTTTAGTGATCATCAGTTTTAAGTCTTAAATCTTATCCATCTCGTTCTCAGGACGATTGGCCGGATGGTTATCGCCTGGCGAGCATGATCCACTTCCGCTACCCGGACTGCATCAAAGTGCCACTGAGCAGCGTCGTCAGTCGCTGCAGCCAAAATGGATTGGATCTGCTGGAGGATATGTTGGCCTACGATCCCGACAAGCGTCCGACGGCGCAGCAGAGTCTGAAGTATCCATACTTTCATGCCCTCAAACGGATATCGCCCACGGCGGCCACCAAGGCGAATGTACGGCTGAGCTCCAAGTATGCGGCCTCCAATGGGCATCCGGTACAGAGTGTCTCCAACAACGTGCTTCCGGTGCAGGAGAAGCTGCAGGCGGTCACAGAGTTGCTGCACCagaccaacaacaacatgaaTAGCCACTCCAATCTGGGCAAGAATAATAACCTGGCGCCGAAGAATGGCGGAGTGCCCAGAAAGTACCAACCGAAGTTGAGCTTCCTGACCACCAGTGAAATGGGTGCGGGTTCGCATGCGGACTCCTCCAGTCTAGGCGGAGGAGCCACAGTGGACGGAGTACCGGTGCCCCAGCACCAGAACGGCGCAGAGTCCATCAACGACATCTACCTGAACCGCAACATCTCGCAGCTCTTCGGATTGCCAGCGGGTccgcagcaccaccagcagcaggtgcaCCACCCAAACGTCTCCTTCAGCACCACCTCGTCGCGGAATGCCGGCGCCATCTACGTGAATGGCAGCCACCTCAGCTACGACACGGCCAACATGAATGCCAAGAACAATGCCAAGTTTGTGGTGGGCGCTTCCAATGGTGGCTACTACGTGCCCGTGGCCAGACCATCTCTTCTGGCTGCCGATGCCAAGGTCTACAACGTGTTCTCCAAGGTCAGTGCCAGTCAGGCTCCGCCAAGCCTCATCGTGCGTCAGCCGCAACTGCAGCCGGAGGTGGCTCCTCCGCCCATGAGACTCTCTCACTCACGAGCGGCGGCGGTCCAGGACCCAAAGATGGGTGCTCTCAAGTCTGACGATCTGGACCTGATACTGGGGTAAGTTTGGACAGCAGACTTGTTGGTATTAGcaacttattttttaaaaatttcgaaCGTGATTTATTTCAATACGAAAGAATTTTTTATAAGATTCTGTCTtcaagttttaaaaatatgtttaaatgtTTACACTTTGaggtttttaaatttttcgattgactttctttttttttactaatgagaaggaaatttttaaaacaattaatggATTCATTAGTAGATGTTAGATATCTGTGAGTCGTAGACACTCCTGGCACCACAGATTGTTTTGTTCTGGCACTGCACCACAGTTGATCCTGCGCCACCTCACCGTGTGTCTCTCCGTATCTCCCCCGTGCAGTTCCAAGCTGAAAACCTCCGCCAAGCGACAGCTCAATGCCAAGGCGAACATTCTGCTGGAGGATCTCTTCGGACAGCTGTCCATGGACTCGGACAGCGATGGCAAGTATCCGCACACGGTGCCGCCCACGCAGCAGGCGAAGAGCGGGAAGACGTCGACCGGAGGGCATGGTGCCTGCGCCCGGGAGCGGGATCTCTTCGGGGAGAGCTTTCTGCCCAGGCCGGGATTGCGGAAGAAGGCCACCCAGAGCAGTCTGGAGGTGAACAACGGCAGCCACGCGGACTCGCTGTAAGTGGGGGGGCATGTCCTTGGACATCCTCGCTGGCCTGCATGCCTTGTAATCATTGACCCGTGCTTCACTGCATCCTCATGATCATGATCCCTGCATCccgtctctctctttctctctacATTGTACTCtgtctctctccctctctctctctctctcttgctgTCTCTGTCatcgttttgtgtgtgttttcgtTTGCTTGTCATTGAACATTGAACACTTTGTGTGGGTGACCCAAGTGATaactcctcctcgtcctcccCCTCAATTGATGAAGAATGTCGCTTTTGGCCCATAAGGTAAAAACCAACATTCGCCATTGAGCTGTAAATACGTAATGTTAGAAGTAGAGACTCTCTAGTTCaccatatcatatcatatatccATATCATTCACGTACATAGGAATGAGCACTTTTAATTTGCCTGTCTTTTAAAGTAActaatgtatatatgtacaagtAACAATATGTTTTTCATATCTGCAACAAACACACTTCTAACTAGCATAGTCTTAGGAAACTGGTTTCTTAA encodes:
- the LOC6731701 gene encoding cyclin-dependent kinase F-4 isoform X5 — encoded protein: MNRYITLTQLGDGTYGTVVLGQRKDTGEKVAIKRMKRKYYSWEEAMNLREVKSLKKLSHPNIVKLKEVIRENDTLYFVFEYMKENLYQMIKDRDTHLPEPELKSILFQVLTGLAFMHRHGFFHRDLKPENLLCSGPDLIKIADFGLAREIRSRPPFTDYVSTRWYRAPEVLLHSTNYGSTIDLWAMGCIMAELYTFRPLFPGSSEVDQLFKICSVLGTPEKDDWPDGYRLASMIHFRYPDCIKVPLSSVVSRCSQNGLDLLEDMLAYDPDKRPTAQQSLKYPYFHALKRISPTAATKANVRLSSKYAASNGHPVQSVSNNVLPVQEKLQAVTELLHQTNNNMNSHSNLGKNNNLAPKNGGVPRKYQPKLSFLTTSEMGAGSHADSSSLGGGATVDGVPVPQHQNGAESINDIYLNRNISQLFGLPAGPQHHQQQVHHPNVSFSTTSSRNAGAIYVNGSHLSYDTANMNAKNNAKFVVGASNGGYYVPVARPSLLAADAKVYNVFSKVSASQAPPSLIVRQPQLQPEVAPPPMRLSHSRAAAVQDPKMGALKSDDLDLILGAPNAQKEKPAVASSFPWDESNRTEDEKLTAWMVAENGNLILGSHQQA
- the LOC6731701 gene encoding serine/threonine-protein kinase ICK isoform X1 yields the protein MNRYITLTQLGDGTYGTVVLGQRKDTGEKVAIKRMKRKYYSWEEAMNLREVKSLKKLSHPNIVKLKEVIRENDTLYFVFEYMKENLYQMIKDRDTHLPEPELKSILFQVLTGLAFMHRHGFFHRDLKPENLLCSGPDLIKIADFGLAREIRSRPPFTDYVSTRWYRAPEVLLHSTNYGSTIDLWAMGCIMAELYTFRPLFPGSSEVDQLFKICSVLGTPEKDDWPDGYRLASMIHFRYPDCIKVPLSSVVSRCSQNGLDLLEDMLAYDPDKRPTAQQSLKYPYFHALKRISPTAATKANVRLSSKYAASNGHPVQSVSNNVLPVQEKLQAVTELLHQTNNNMNSHSNLGKNNNLAPKNGGVPRKYQPKLSFLTTSEMGAGSHADSSSLGGGATVDGVPVPQHQNGAESINDIYLNRNISQLFGLPAGPQHHQQQVHHPNVSFSTTSSRNAGAIYVNGSHLSYDTANMNAKNNAKFVVGASNGGYYVPVARPSLLAADAKVYNVFSKVSASQAPPSLIVRQPQLQPEVAPPPMRLSHSRAAAVQDPKMGALKSDDLDLILGSKLKTSAKRQLNAKANILLEDLFGQLSMDSDSDGKYPHTVPPTQQAKSGKTSTGGHGACARERDLFGESFLPRPGLRKKATQSSLEVNNGSHADSLDNSSSSSPSIDEECRFWPIRAPNAQKEKPAVASSFPWDESNRTEDEKLTAWMVAENGNLILGSHQQA